From the Manis javanica isolate MJ-LG chromosome 11, MJ_LKY, whole genome shotgun sequence genome, one window contains:
- the CAVIN3 gene encoding caveolae-associated protein 3: MGESALEPGPLPGAPVGGPVHAVTVVTLLEKLEVMLEALRERQGGLARRQGGLAGSVRRIQSGLGALSRSHDTTSNTLAQLLAKAERVGSHADAAQERAVRRAAQVQRLEANHGLLVARGKLHVLLFKDEAEIPARAFQKAPEPLGPGDQPEPGPEQLEAEVGESSDEEPVESRARRLRRTGLQKVQSLRRALSSRKGPASPSPTPVKPPRLGPGRITEGQPEAQPALESEQEPEPLQGTEEEENPGRPEAAEAAVLQIQSAA; encoded by the exons ATGGGGGAGAGTGCGCTCGAGCCGGGGCCCTTGCCCGGAGCGCCGGTGGGGGGCCCGGTGCACGCAGTCACAGTGGTGACCCTGCTGGAGAAGCTGGAGGTCATGCTGGAGGCGCTGCGCGAGCGGCAGGGGGGCCTGGCTCGGCGGCAGGGCGGCCTGGCGGGCTCTGTGCGCCGCATCCAGAGCGGCCTGGGCGCGCTGAGTCGCAGCCACGACACCACGAGCAACACACTGGCGCAGCTGCTAGCCAAGGCGGAGCGCGTGGGCTCCCATGCCGACGCCGCCCAGGAGCGCGCCGTGCGCCGCGCCGCCCAGGTGCAGCGGCTGGAGGCCAACCACGGGCTGCTGGTGGCGCGCGGGAAGCTCCACGTTCTGCTCTTCAAG GACGAGGCTGAAATCCCAGCCAGGGCCTTCCAGAAGGCGCCGGAACCCTTAGGCCCTGGGGACCAGCCCGAGCCCggcccagagcagctggaggCCGAGGTGGGGGAGAGCTCGGACGAGGAGCCCGTGGAGTCCAGGGCGCGGCGGCTGCGACGCACCGGGTTGCAGAAGGTACAGAGCCTGCGAAGGGCCCTTTCGAGCCGGAAAGGCCCCGCCTCACCCTCGCCCACGCCTGTCAAGCCACCACGCCTTGGGCCCGGCCGCATTACCGAAGGCCAGCCTGAAGCCCAGCCTGCGCTGGAGTCCGAGCAGGAGCCAGAACCTCTACAGGGCACGGAGGAAGAGGAAAATCCTGGGAGACCTGAGGCTGCTGAAGCGGCTGTGCTCCAAATACAGAGTGCTGCCTAA